In Neofelis nebulosa isolate mNeoNeb1 chromosome 7, mNeoNeb1.pri, whole genome shotgun sequence, the following proteins share a genomic window:
- the TMEM121 gene encoding transmembrane protein 121, with protein sequence MVLPPPDRRHVCLTTLVIMGSMAVMDAYLVEQNQGPRKIGVCIIVLVGDVCFLLVLRYVAVWVGAEVRTAKRGYAMILWFLYIFVLEIKLYFIFQNYKAARRGAADPVARKALTLLLSVCVPGLFLLLVALDRMEYVRTFRKREDLRGRLFWVALDLLDLLDMQASLWEPPRTGLPLWAEGLTFFYCYMLLLVLPCVALSEVSMQGEHIAPQKMMLYPVLSLATVNVVAVLARAANMALFRDSRVSAIFVGKNVVALATKACTFLEYRRQVRDFPPPALALELQPPPPQRNSVPPPPPLHGPPGRPHGPSPTRDALGT encoded by the coding sequence ATGGTGCTGCCGCCCCCGGACCGGCGCCACGTGTGCCTGACCACGCTGGTGATCATGGGCAGCATGGCGGTCATGGACGCGTACCTGGTGGAGCAGAACCAGGGCCCGCGCAAGATCGGCGTGTGCATCATCGTGCTGGTGGGCGACGTGTGCTTCCTGCTGGTGCTGCGCTACGTGGCCGTGTGGGTGGGCGCCGAGGTGCGCACGGCCAAGCGCGGCTACGCCATGATCCTCTGGTTCCTGTACATCTTCGTGCTGGAGATCAAGCTCTACTTCATCTTCCAGAACTACAAGGCGGCGCGGCGAGGCGCGGCCGACCCGGTGGCGCGCAAGGCACTGACGCTGCTGCTGTCGGTGTGCGTGCCCGGCCTGTTCCTGCTGCTGGTGGCGCTCGACCGCATGGAGTACGTGCGCACCTTCCGCAAGCGCGAGGACCTGCGCGGCCGCCTCTTCTGGGTGGCGCTGGACCTGCTGGACCTGCTGGACATGCAGGCCAGTCTGTGGGAGCCGCCGCGCACCGGGCTGCCGCTGTGGGCCGAGGGCCTCACCTTCTTCTACTGCTACATGCTGCTGCTGGTGCTGCCGTGCGTGGCGCTCAGCGAGGTCAGCATGCAGGGCGAGCACATCGCGCCGCAGAAGATGATGCTCTACCCCGTGCTCAGCCTCGCCACCGTCAACGTGGTGGCCGTGCTGGCGCGTGCCGCCAACATGGCGCTCTTCCGCGACAGTCGCGTCTCGGCCATCTTCGTGGGCAAGAACGTGGTGGCGCTGGCCACCAAGGCCTGCACCTTCCTCGAGTACCGCCGCCAGGTGCGGGACTTCCCGCCGCCCGCGCTCGCGCTGGagctgcagccgccgccgccgcagcgcAACTCGgtgccgccgcccccgccgctgCACGGCCCGCCCGGCCGCCCCCACGGGCCCTCGCCCACGCGCGACGCCCTGGGCACGTGA